In the Topomyia yanbarensis strain Yona2022 chromosome 3, ASM3024719v1, whole genome shotgun sequence genome, one interval contains:
- the LOC131693399 gene encoding uncharacterized protein LOC131693399 produces the protein MVISADHERNGIADFFTQTDPEVRKVTLTIGNIISKNTIKEITLEKSLNVMLENCRDAASLLSKNIVKPEFIFKYLQSYNVQLPPESTKSSLIKQCLHFWRVKYGAPAEGTSSSDPLAAILPSTSAESSSSNSTKQNVGNLKNLVATGGPMGNNTNGPGYETTEPGLEQYPVNLLALDYSIWFFLKWNRNSLDESAFWPNAVCSVMLEISESQQGVEEVRGQKDIINLILSLKFQYNFQFVPNIMFDGCQGRITQTGVLVLTVGVVYTNRIGPDNRQTSLGEFESMIGLRRDPQENNNWKITMLKLYIRYKPVDNLPALANSKMLTECLLIPLSLDSV, from the exons ATGGTTATATCGGCAGACCACGAGCGCAATGGAATTGCCGATTTCTTTACCCAAACCGATCCAGAGGTTCGAAAAGTTACTCTGACAATAGGAAATATCATCTCTAAAAATACCATTAAAGAGATCACCCTTGAAA AATCACTCAATGTCATGTTGGAAAATTGTCGCGATGCCGCCTCATTGTTATCGAAGAACATCGTGAAACCGGAGTTCATTTTCAAATACCTGCAAAGTTATAACGTACAACTACCGCCAGAAAGTACAAAATCTAGTCTGATAAAGCAGTGCCTCCATTTCTGGCGGGTTAAATATGGAGCACCAGCAGAAGGTACATCCAGCTCCGATCCGCTAGCGGCCATCCTTCCGTCTACCTCAGCGGAATCCAGCTCGTCCAATAGCACTAAACAAAATGTCGGTAATCTGAAAAATCTCGTCGCAACGGGTGGACCAATGGGCAATAACACAAACGGGCCTGGATACGAGACCACTGAACCGGGACTGGAGCAGTACCCGGTAAATCTGTTGGCGTTAGATTACTCAATCTGGTTTTTTCTTAAATGGAACCGTAACTCACTTGATGAGAGTGCATTTTGGCCGAATGCAGTTTGCTCAGTAATGCTCGAAATCAGTGAATCCCAGCAAGGGGTAGAGGAAGTCCGAGGGCAAAAGGACATTATCAATTTAATTTTAAGCTTAAAGTTTCAATACAACTTCCAGTTCGTACCAAACATCATGTTCGATGGCTGTCAGGGACGAATTACGCAAACCGGAGTGCTAGTACTGACCGTCGGTGTGGTGTACACCAACCGAATAGGACCGGATAACCGACAAACTAGTCTAGGGGAGTTTGAAAGTATGATTGGACTGCGGAGGGATCCGCAAGAAAACAATAATTGGAAGATTACCATGCTTAAACTGTATATACGATATAAGCCTGTGGATAATTTACCTGCGCTGGCCAACAGTAAAATGCTTACCGAATGTTTGCTGATTCCACTTAGTCTGGATAGCGTCTGA
- the LOC131690487 gene encoding AFG3-like protein 2, whose amino-acid sequence MAYRLLTTARKLESTLAGLNRQHRTVNTNDCNQIIRSLSNLQSSRTQIWNEFLHRLQLFCEKPPKGFEKYFKPGGGKKGAASESSSKTTKDAVEPSADHAHSANSKASQQPPKNDWNLGMFGPQSSKGKGGGSSGGGTGRPIGGDGSDKEKMMVFGALAGVALISAIAYFEMGYKEIAWKEFVNNYLARGIVEKLEVVNKKWVRVRLTPGNASDSMGTLWFNIGSVDSFERNLESAQTDMNIEPVNFIPVIYRSEIEASSLTGILPTLLIIGFLIYMMRRSSEMMGGRKGMKGGGLFGGVMQSTAKLINANEITVGFKDVAGCEEAKIEIMEFVNFLKNPQQYIDLGAKIPKGAMLTGPPGTGKTLLAKATAGEANVPFITVSGSEFLEMFVGVGPSRVRDMFAMARKHAPCILFIDEIDAVGRKRGGKSFGGHSEQENTLNQLLVEMDGFNTTTNVVVLAATNRVDILDKALLRPGRFDRQIFVPAPDIKGRASIFKVHLGPLKTNLDKMDLSRKMAALTPGFTGADIANVCNEAALIAARDLNESIILKHFEQAIERVIAGMEKKTNVLAPDEKRTVAYHEAGHAVSGWFLEHSDPLLKVSIIPRGKGLGYAQYLPKDQYLLSTEQLFDRMCMTLGGRVSEEIFFGKITTGAQDDLKKITDSAYAQITRFGMNKKVGQVSFDTSQPGDPMFSKPYSEQTAQLIDEEVRLLINKAYTRTKELLKQHKADVEKVAERLLKNEILSRDDMIELLGKRPFPEKSTYEEFVEGTGSFEEDTTLPEGLASWNKEKVPVAVAEDDTSSKKPDPTKT is encoded by the exons ATGGCCTACCGTTTACTAACAACAGCTCGCAAGCTAGAGTCAACTTTAGCTGGTCTGAATCGACAACACCGGACCGTCAATACGAATGATTGCAATCAG ATCATCAGAAGTCTGAGCAATCTGCAGTCTAGCAGAACTCAAATTTGGAACGAGTTTCTCCACAGACTACAGCTGTTTTGCGAAAAACCACCTAAGGGATTCGAAAAATACTTCAAACCGGGTGGTGGCAAAAAAGGTGCAGCCAGTGAAAGCTCGTCAAAAACGACTAAAGATGCCGTTGAACCTTCCGCTGACCATGCCCACTCAGCAAATTCGAAAGCCAGCCAGCAACCACCTAAGAATGATTGGAATCTTGGGATGTTCGGTCCTCAGTCATCAAAAGGTAAAGGAGGTGGCAGCAGCGGTGGTGGCACCGGTAGACCTATTGGTGGCGACGGCAGCGACAAAGAAAAAATGATGGTGTTTGGTGCCTTGGCCGGGGTTGCACTAATCTCGGCCATCGCTTACTTTGAAATGGGTTACAAGGAAATCGCATGGAAAGAATTTGTTAACAA CTACCTTGCCCGAGGAATCGTCGAAAAGTTGGAAGTCGTCAATAAGAAGTGGGTTCGGGTACGATTGACACCCGGAAATGCTTCCGATTCAATG GGTACTCTCTGGTTCAACATTGGCAGTGTTGATTCGTTCGAAAGAAATCTGGAAAGCGCCCAGACGGATATGAACATTGAGCCGGTAAATTTCATTCCTGTGATCTATCGTAGTGAAATTGAAGCTTCGAGCTTGACTGGAATATTACCAACGTTACTCATTATTGGGTTCTTGATATACATGATGCGCCGATCGTCAGAAATGATGGGTGGCCGAAAAGGCATGAAGGGAGGTGGTCTGTTCGGTGGCGTAATGCAATCGACGGCTAAACTTATAAATGCAAACGAAATTACCGTTGGTTTCAA AGATGTAGCCGGATGCGAGGAAGCTAAGATAGAGATTATGGAGTTTGTAAACTTTTTAAAGAATCCGCAACAGTACATCGATCTTGGCGCAAAAATCCCAAAAGGTGCAATGCTTACGGGGCCTCCCGGAACAGGTAAAACGTTACTTGCCAAGGCAACGGCGGGTGAAGCAAATGTTCCCTTCATAACTGTATCCGGCTCAGAGTTTCTGGAAATGTTTGTTGGGGTTGGTCCATCCCGCGTTCGTGACATGTTTGCAATGGCTCGAAAGCATGCACCTTGTATATTGTTCATCGACGAAATTGATGCCGTTGGTCGAAAGCGTGGTGGAAAAAGTTTCGGTGGGCATTCTGAGCAAGAAAATACACTGAACCAGTTACTAGTCGAAATGGATGGCTTCAATACTACTACCAATGTCGTCGTTTTGGCTGCTACCAACAGGGTGGATATTCTAGATAAGGCATTGTTACGGCCAGGCCGTTTTGATAGACAGATTTTTGTACCAGCTCCAGATATCAAGGGGCGGGCTAGTATTTTCAAAGTGCATTTGGGTCCACTGAAGACCAACCTTGACAAAATGGACTTGTCGCGAAAAATGGCAGCTTTGACCCCTGGATTCACTGGTGCCGATATTGCGAATGTGTGCAATGAAGCTGCTTTGATAGCCGCTCGTGATTTGAATGAATCTATCATTTTGAAGCATTTTGAACAGGCTATCGAACGTGTTATTGCCGGTATGGAGAAAAAAACAAACGTGTTAGCGCCGGATGAGAAACGAACAGTCGCTTACCACGAAGCTGGACATGCCGTTTCTGGTTGGTTCCTGGAACATTCCGATCCGTTGCTTAAGGTGTCAATAATACCTCGAGGAAAAGGTCTGGGATACGCTCAATACTTGCCAAAGGATCAGTATCTTCTATCGACTGAACAGCTTTTTGATCGAATGTGCATGACTCTTGGCGGTCGTGTTTCGGAGGAAATTTTCTTCGGTAAAATTACAACGGGTGCGCAAGATGACTTGAAAAAGATAACTGATAGCGCATATGCTCAG ATCACTCGCTTCGGCATGAACAAGAAAGTTGGCCAGGTCAGCTTCGATACGTCACAACCAGGCGACCCTATGTTCTCCAAACCATACTCGGAACAAACAGCTCAGTTAATTGATGAAGAAGTGCGACTACTGATCAACAAGGCttacacgcgaacaaaagaacTGCTAAAACAGCACAAAGCAGACGTGGAGAAGGTTGCCGAACGGCTTTTAAAGAACGAGATTTTAAGTAGAGACGATATGATTGAACTACTTGGGAAAAGACCTTTTCCAGAAAAATCTACGTATGAAGAATTTGTTGAAGGCACTGGATCTTTTGAGGAAGATACTACACTACCAGAAGGTTTGGCAAGCTGGAATAAAGAAAAGGTACCTGTTGCTGTTGCGGAGGACGATACCAGTAGTAAAAAACCAGATCCAACTAAAACTTAG